One segment of Polypterus senegalus isolate Bchr_013 unplaced genomic scaffold, ASM1683550v1 scaffold_3818, whole genome shotgun sequence DNA contains the following:
- the LOC120521270 gene encoding major vault protein: MAEECIIRIPPHHYIHVLDQNTNIARVETGPKTYIRQDNERVLFHPMKMTMVPPRHYCVILNPVLRDDEGRVQFDDQGQVKLRYADQEIRLAQDPFPLYPGEELKQDILTLEIVFPNMALHLQALLDFEDVGGVKRVAGDEWLFEGPGTYIPCKEVQVLEKIQATVIQHNQAIRLRARKEGVDRGGVERVTGEEWLVRKVGAYLPGVYEEVVDIVEAYILTDKKALHVRALKPFRDFRGNNRRTGEEWLITNDEAEAYIPEVSEEVVGVVEVTTLDPWHYCVILDPVGRDGKPQLGQRRVVKGEKSFFLQPGERLEEGIQDVYILSEEEGLVLKAIKGFTDTQLVDKDGDEETEEVTRRPGDCWMLRGPLEYVPPVEVEVVTRRKAIPLDENEGIYVRDMKSGKVRAVIGETYMLTHDEELWEKVLPNNVEKLLAEAKDPLADRSERQSTSSTLPIRDRTRVVSYRVPHNAAVQVYDYRDKKARVVFGPEMVMLGPDEQFTVLSLSGDRPKRSNVIKTICLLLGPDFCTDIINIETADHARLQLQLSYNWHFHIKDKSDTVEASCIFSVPDFVGDACKAIASRIRGAVASVQFDDFHKNSNRIICSAVFGFDDTMKVRNNFTFPQNNLVITSVDIQSVEPVDQRTRDALQKSVQLAIEITTNSQEAAARHEAERLEQEARGKLERQRITDQAQAEKARKELLELEALSAAVESTGAAKAEAQSKMEAAKIEGDCAVMQANLKSQALKIEAEAELARLVKAREQELEYVREQDKLEVDKAAKLAELEIKKFQEMVKSIGADTIKDIATAGPELQVKMLQGLGLQSTLITDGSSPINLFTTAHGLLGSLKPIEGKSSSG, encoded by the exons ATGGCCGAGGAGTGCATCATTCGGATCCCACCCCATCACTACATCCATGTCCTCGACCAGAACACCAACATTGCTCGGGTCGAGACGGGCCCTAAGACCTACATCCGCCAGGACAATGAGAG GGTTCTGTTCCATCCCATGAAGATGACAATGGTGCCTCCTCGTCATTACTGTGTGATCCTTAACCCGGTGCTGCGAGATGATGAGGGACGTGTCCAGTTTGATGACCAAGGCCAAGTAAAACTGCGTTATGCTGACCAGGAGATTCGCCTTGCTCAAGACCCCTTCCCTCTGTATCCTGGGGAAGAGCTGAAGCAG GACATCCTCACCCTGGAGATTGTGTTCCCCAACATGGCATTGCATCTGCAGGCTCTCCTTGACTTTGAAGATGTTGGTGGTGTCAAGCGGGTGGCTGGTGATGAGTGGCTGTTTGAGGGACCAg GTACCTACATACCATGCAAAGAGGTGCAGGTGCTCGAGAAGATCCAAGCCACAGTTATCCAACACAACCAGGCCATTCGCCTGCGAGCCAGAAAGGAAGGAGTTGACCGTGGAGGAGTGGAAAGGGTGACTG GAGAAGAATGGCTGGTCAGAAAGGTGGGTGCCTACCTCCCCGGCGTCTATGAAGAGGTGGTGGACATCGTGGAAGCGTACATCCTGACAGACAAG AAAGCTCTTCATGTCCGTGCCTTGAAGCCTTTCCGCGACTTCCGTGGAAATAACCGACGGACAGGAGAAGAGTGGCTCATCACCAACGACGAGGCTGAAGCCTACATCCCGGAGGTGTCTGAGGAGGTGGTGGGTGTTGTGGAAGTCACGACTTTGGACCCCTGGCATTACTGTGTCATCCTGGATCCTGTGGGACGTGACGGCAAACCACAGCTGGGCCAAAGGAGAGTGGTGAAG GGTGAGAAGTCCTTCTTCCTACAGCCTGGTGAACGGCTGGAAGAAGGGATTCAGGATGTCTACATCTTGTCTGAGGAGGAGGGCCTGGTGCTGAAGGCTATCAAAGGTTTCACTGATACACAACTG GTGGATAAAGATGGAGACGAGGAGACGGAGGAGGTGACCCGGCGCCCTGGAGACTGCTGGATGCTACGTGGACCCCTGGAATATGTGCCTCCGGTAGAAGTGGAGGTGGTGACGAGGCGAAAAGCCATCCCGTTGGATGAAAATGAGGGCATCTACGTGCGTGACATGAAGAGTGGCAAG GTTCGAGCCGTCATTGGGGAGACCTACATGCTCACCCATGATGAGGAGCTGTGGGAAAAGGTGCTGCCCAACAACGTGGAGAAGCTTCTGGCTGAAGCCAAGGACCCTTTAGCTGACCGCTCAGAGAGGCAAAGTACCTCCTCGACTTTGCCCATCAGAGATCGGACCAGAGTGGTGTCTTACCGGGTGCCTCACAATGCTGCCGTCCAAGTTTATGATTACAGGGACAAGAAAGCTAG GGTGGTCTTTGGACCAGAAATGGTGATGCTGGGTCCTGACGAGCAGTTCACAGTCCTCAGCCTGTCTGGAGATCGGCCTAAGAGATCCAATGTGATCAAAACCATCTGCCTGCTGCTGGGCCCTGACTTCTGCACCGATATCATCAACATCGAGACCGCTGACCACGCCAGGCTGCAGTTGCAGCTTTCCTACAACTG GCACTTTCATATTAAGGACAAGTCTGACACTGTGGAGGCGTCGTGCATCTTCAGCGTCCCAGATTTTGTGGGCGATGCCTGCAAAGCCATTGCCTCTCGCATACGTGGAGCCGTGGCCTCCGTCCAGTTTGATGACTTCCACAAG AATTCCAATCGGATCATCTGCTCGGCCGTGTTTGGCTTCGACGACACCATGAAGGTGCGCAACAATTTCACATTCCCCCAGAATAACCTGGTGATCACCAGCGTGGACATCCAGTCGGTGGAGCCCGTCGACCAGCGCACCCGGGATGCCCTGCAGAAGAGCGTGCAGCTGGCCATTGAGATCACTACCAACTCACAGGAGGCAGCAGCCAG GCATGAGGCTGAACGCCTGGAGCAGGAGGCTCGTGGCAAGCTGGAAAGACAGAGGATCACAGATCAGGCTCAGGCCGAGAAGGCAAGGAAGGAGCTGCTGGAGCTGGAGGCACTGAG TGCTGCGGTGGAGAGCACTGGTGCGGCAAAGGCCGAGGCTCAGTCCAAGATGGAGGCAGCAAAGATTGAGGGTGACTGTGCAGTGATGCAAGCCAATCTGAAGTCACAAGCCCTGAAGATCGAAGCG GAGGCAGAGCTGGCCCGGCTGGTGAAGGCTCGCGAGCAGGAGCTGGAGTACGTCCGTGAGCAGGACAAACTGGAGGTGGACAAGGCAGCCAAGTTGGCCGAACTGGAGATCAAGAAATTCCAGGAGATGGTAAAGAGCATCGGGGCAGACACCATCAAGGACATTGCCACGGCTGGCCCAGAGCTTCAG GTGAAGATGCTTCAAGGCCTTGGCCTGCAGTCGACACTCATCACCGACGGCTCATCGCCCATCAACCTCTTCACCACTGCACATGGCCTGCTTGGCTCCCTTAAGCCCATCGAGGGAAAAAGTAGCAGTGGGTGA